Proteins encoded by one window of Synechococcus sp. WH 7805:
- the rpiA gene encoding ribose-5-phosphate isomerase RpiA has translation MSELQNQMKQAVADAAVEQFQDGMVVGLGSGSTAALMIKGLGERLAAGQLNDIVGVTTSFQGEVLAAELGIPLRSLNAVDRIDLAIDGADEVDPSFQLIKGGGACHVQEKLVAARADRFIVVVDSTKLVERLNLGFLLPVEVLPGAWVQIRQQLNAMGGEAELRMATRKAGPVVTDQGNLVLDVRFEGGIADPVSLEKDINNIPGVLENGLFVNLADEVLVGQVDDGVASARSLERAR, from the coding sequence ATGTCGGAACTTCAGAATCAGATGAAGCAGGCCGTCGCTGATGCTGCAGTGGAGCAATTCCAAGACGGCATGGTGGTTGGGCTTGGGTCCGGCTCAACAGCGGCCCTCATGATCAAGGGATTGGGTGAACGCCTTGCTGCAGGTCAACTGAACGACATCGTGGGAGTCACAACGTCTTTCCAGGGTGAAGTTCTTGCAGCTGAACTAGGGATTCCTCTCCGCAGCCTCAATGCGGTGGACCGAATCGATCTGGCGATCGACGGTGCTGATGAGGTCGACCCTTCGTTCCAACTCATTAAGGGTGGTGGTGCTTGCCATGTGCAGGAGAAACTTGTCGCTGCTCGAGCTGACCGTTTCATCGTGGTGGTCGATTCCACCAAGCTCGTGGAGCGTTTGAATCTTGGGTTTTTGCTTCCCGTCGAGGTCCTGCCCGGTGCCTGGGTGCAGATTCGCCAGCAACTGAATGCCATGGGTGGCGAAGCCGAACTGCGCATGGCCACCCGCAAGGCCGGTCCTGTGGTGACCGATCAGGGCAACCTGGTTCTGGATGTGCGATTTGAGGGTGGCATCGCTGATCCCGTCTCTCTTGAAAAGGACATCAACAACATTCCCGGCGTCCTTGAGAACGGTCTGTTCGTCAACCTTGCTGACGAGGTCCTCGTTGGACAGGTTGATGATGGTGTTGCCAGCGCACGCAGCCTTGAGAGGGCCCGCTGA
- the hisD gene encoding histidinol dehydrogenase — MTGDVELQLDRIATRTAGQSQREAAKSVESILDQVRMDGDQALMALTQQFDGFAPDPLQVPGSELQSAWDETPANLRDALELAHRRIQDFHQRQKPLDLDVKGVHGERLGRRWRPVQAAGLYVPGGRASYPSTVLMNAVPARAAGVERLVMVTPGGTDGTVNRTVLAAAHLAGIREVYRIGGAQAIAALAFGTETIPKVDVISGPGNLYVTLAKKFVYGQVGIDSLAGPSEVLVIADASADVKQVAADLLAQAEHDPLAAAILLTTASALAEALPAELEQQLQKHPREAICRQSLQQWGLVVVCDNLETCASLSDRFAPEHLELLVERPRMLADRIQQAGAIFIGSWSPEAVGDYLAGPNHTLPTCGAARYSGALSVETFMRHTSLIEFSREALEATGGAVMELAGSEGLHSHANSVKIRLS; from the coding sequence ATGACGGGCGATGTGGAGCTGCAACTCGATCGCATCGCGACCCGTACAGCCGGCCAATCCCAGCGAGAAGCTGCAAAAAGCGTCGAATCCATCCTTGACCAGGTGCGCATGGATGGCGATCAGGCCCTAATGGCGCTTACACAGCAGTTCGATGGATTTGCCCCTGATCCACTCCAAGTCCCTGGCTCAGAGCTGCAGAGCGCCTGGGACGAAACGCCTGCCAATCTCAGGGACGCTCTGGAACTCGCCCATCGACGGATCCAGGATTTCCACCAGCGGCAGAAACCTCTGGACCTCGATGTCAAAGGAGTGCATGGTGAGCGTCTTGGGAGACGCTGGCGTCCTGTTCAAGCCGCGGGCCTTTATGTCCCAGGAGGGCGTGCCTCATACCCAAGCACAGTGCTCATGAACGCTGTACCGGCACGCGCGGCAGGGGTGGAGAGGCTTGTGATGGTCACCCCCGGTGGCACCGACGGAACGGTGAACCGCACCGTTCTGGCAGCCGCCCACCTAGCGGGTATCCGCGAGGTGTATCGAATCGGAGGGGCTCAGGCGATAGCGGCCCTGGCGTTCGGCACCGAAACCATCCCGAAGGTCGACGTGATCAGCGGGCCTGGCAATCTTTACGTGACTCTGGCGAAGAAGTTCGTCTACGGGCAGGTGGGAATTGACTCACTCGCTGGCCCCAGCGAAGTGCTGGTGATTGCCGATGCGTCGGCAGACGTGAAACAGGTTGCAGCTGATCTCTTGGCCCAGGCAGAACATGATCCGTTGGCGGCTGCGATCCTGCTCACCACCGCGAGCGCCCTGGCTGAGGCGCTTCCTGCTGAATTGGAGCAACAACTTCAAAAGCACCCACGGGAAGCCATTTGCCGGCAATCCTTGCAGCAGTGGGGACTCGTCGTGGTCTGCGACAACCTCGAAACCTGCGCGTCGCTGAGTGACCGGTTTGCCCCCGAGCACCTCGAGCTCTTAGTCGAACGGCCTCGCATGCTGGCGGACCGAATCCAACAGGCTGGTGCGATTTTCATCGGTTCCTGGAGTCCGGAGGCTGTGGGGGACTACCTCGCTGGGCCGAATCACACGCTGCCCACCTGTGGCGCAGCGCGTTACAGCGGTGCTCTCAGCGTGGAAACCTTTATGCGTCACACCTCACTGATTGAATTCAGCCGTGAAGCCCTCGAAGCCACCGGTGGTGCTGTTATGGAATTGGCCGGCAGTGAAGGACTTCACAGCCATGCCAATTCGGTGAAGATTCGTCTTAGCTGA
- the rpsT gene encoding 30S ribosomal protein S20, whose product MANNKSSKKRVEIAERSRLQNKAYKSSMRTLMKRCFSACETYSATPGDEAKSTVQSSMSAAFSKIDKAVKRGVLHRNAGAHQKARLSMAVKKAIDPAPASAG is encoded by the coding sequence GTGGCCAATAACAAGTCCTCAAAGAAGCGCGTCGAGATCGCTGAGCGCAGCCGCCTTCAGAACAAGGCCTACAAGTCGTCGATGCGCACGCTGATGAAGCGCTGCTTCAGCGCTTGTGAGACCTACAGCGCCACTCCCGGGGATGAGGCGAAGTCCACGGTTCAATCCAGTATGAGTGCAGCGTTCAGCAAGATTGACAAGGCCGTGAAGCGCGGTGTTCTCCATCGCAATGCAGGGGCCCATCAGAAAGCCCGTTTAAGCATGGCGGTGAAGAAGGCGATTGACCCGGCTCCAGCAAGCGCTGGTTGA
- a CDS encoding TatD family hydrolase has product MPTPTLIDSHCHIVFRNFDEDLDAVAERWRNAGVASLLHACVEPAEIPAIRALADRFPELRYSVGVHPLDTEHWADDTQAVLREAACADDRVVAIGELGLDLFRDKNLSEQLAILRPQLDLAVELNLPVIVHCRDAAEPMLEELRARRAQGCCPAGVMHCWGGTPEEMHQFLELGFFISFSGTVTFPKAVPTHDCARQVPRDRFLVETDCPFLAPVPRRGKRNEPAFVAAVATRVAELREQSVEQVAMDSTANARALFKLP; this is encoded by the coding sequence ATGCCCACACCCACCCTGATCGACAGTCACTGTCACATTGTCTTCAGGAATTTCGATGAGGATCTCGACGCAGTTGCGGAACGATGGCGTAACGCAGGCGTTGCGTCACTGTTGCATGCATGCGTTGAGCCCGCTGAGATTCCGGCAATCCGTGCATTGGCGGACCGGTTCCCTGAGTTGCGTTACTCCGTGGGAGTTCATCCGCTTGATACTGAGCATTGGGCTGATGACACCCAGGCTGTGCTGCGCGAAGCCGCCTGCGCTGATGATCGGGTGGTGGCCATCGGTGAACTAGGTCTCGATCTGTTTCGAGACAAGAATCTGTCTGAACAACTCGCCATTCTCCGACCTCAGCTGGATTTGGCGGTAGAGCTCAACCTGCCTGTGATCGTGCATTGCCGCGATGCAGCTGAGCCCATGCTTGAAGAACTGCGCGCCCGTCGGGCCCAGGGATGTTGCCCCGCTGGGGTGATGCACTGCTGGGGTGGAACTCCAGAGGAAATGCATCAGTTCCTGGAGCTCGGCTTCTTCATCAGCTTCAGCGGCACGGTTACCTTCCCGAAGGCTGTCCCCACCCACGATTGCGCCAGGCAAGTGCCCCGGGACCGCTTCCTCGTTGAAACGGACTGTCCTTTCCTGGCCCCGGTCCCTCGTCGGGGTAAGCGCAACGAGCCAGCTTTTGTTGCGGCGGTAGCGACTCGTGTCGCTGAGCTGAGGGAGCAATCGGTCGAACAAGTCGCCATGGACAGCACAGCCAACGCACGAGCCCTGTTCAAGCTGCCCTGA